ACCCCCCATCGCCAACGCCAGGTGATCCTGGAAGACCTCGAAAATCCGCTCCTCGTCCTCGTCGTTGACCCCCAAGAAGGGGCGCTCGGGGATGCCCCGGCTGTCGTCGCCGAACTGGTGGGTGGCGGCCTGGATCTTGTTGGTCCCCAAAGCCATCCCCGAGCCGTCGGCTGTGTAGCTGAACGAGTCGCGCATAAAACCATCGAGGACCAAGATCGGCAGCCCGGCGGGCTTGCGGCGTAGGGTGGACTCAGCCAGATCGAGCCAGGGGCGTCCCTCGGGGTCGACCTGCTGGTCGTACCGCTCCAGGGTGCGATTGAGCATCACCTCGCCGACATCGAGCCAGGCGGCGGCGGGATCACCGCCGAACTCGATCAGCCGCTGAAGGGTGCGCAACACCTGCTGGTTGCCGTAGGGGGTTGCCTGGGCGAAGGCTCCGGCCATGGGGGACTCCTGGGGGGAACTTGCCCCGTTCGGGGTGATCATTGTACGCTGCTGGTCTCGGGCGAGGCGGCGCCGGGATCACCCCCTTAAGGCGTCGCCATCATCGTCCGCCCGCCCAGGTGATTGGGAGCGAGGGCCCTACCTTCCGTACAGCAGCACCCCCTCCCGTTGTTTTTCCACGTACTTCAGATCCTTGCTCGGGATCGCCGTCCAAGATTCGAGCGCGCCGTTACGCGCATCGAACACCACCAGCAACGACCGCGTACTGTCGAGCCTGACCACCTTCATCGCCCTCACCCGCAGCACAACCCGGCCGGTGCCCTTGTGGCGCTGGAACGAGCCCCATACTTCATAGGGGTCGCTCAAGGCGTCGATCAGCGCGGGCAGGAACGGGGTGCGACTCAACGCCAGGTGATCGGCCAATACCTGGGCGTTGACCACTACCGGCACAACACCACCCAGGTTGAACACCTTCTCGGGCACATGGCCCAGCAGCGTCTCTATCTGCTGGCGCGACTCCTCCGCCGTGGCTGCCTTCTTCACCAACTTGGCGGTCGTTGCATCCACCGGCATCCGCTCGGACCGTCCGTAGTCGGCAGGCTTGCCCGGCGACAGCACTTCCCAGGCATCCCCCTTCATGGCCCGCCATTCCTCCATGACCTTTTGCGCGACCGGCTGCCCCCACGCCGTCTTGCCGACGTTGTAATCCCAGCCTGGATCGATCCCCTTGTCTTTGACCTCAACCGGCCCTCGTGTGCCGATGTCCACCGTGCGAGGCTCCTCCTTGGGGGCCTCGTCGGGGCCCTCCTTGCCCAGTCGCTCCAGGTCGCGTTGGCTCAGGGTGCGCACCGAACAGCGACAACCCCAGCCGTTGGGGGGGAAGTGGACGTCCCACCAAGTATCGTCCCAACGCAGCACCAGGCCGTTCCAGCCTTCGTGTGCGGGACGGGGATAGCGCACCGACTCGCTGTGTTGGTACTGCCAGAAGGGGCGGGTCTTGGCGACCGCCGTCATCTGTTTGTAGCGAC
This region of Proteobacteria bacterium CG1_02_64_396 genomic DNA includes:
- a CDS encoding phage virion morphogenesis protein, yielding MAGAFAQATPYGNQQVLRTLQRLIEFGGDPAAAWLDVGEVMLNRTLERYDQQVDPEGRPWLDLAESTLRRKPAGLPILVLDGFMRDSFSYTADGSGMALGTNKIQAATHQFGDDSRGIPERPFLGVNDEDEERIFEVFQDHLALAMGG